The proteins below come from a single Mucilaginibacter mali genomic window:
- a CDS encoding DUF7710 domain-containing protein translates to MFVFVDLKNDNIKMNNVWVFHGAGAQFASGVFTTVEKAEEWISKHKLTGLLTNYILDTSAYDWAIAHEYFEVKKENQSTPEFIQRFANANNQHFHYQNGERQ, encoded by the coding sequence ATGTTTGTTTTTGTAGATTTGAAAAACGACAACATTAAAATGAATAACGTTTGGGTTTTTCATGGAGCAGGTGCTCAATTTGCAAGCGGCGTGTTTACTACCGTAGAGAAAGCTGAAGAATGGATAAGCAAGCATAAATTGACAGGTTTATTAACAAATTATATTTTAGATACCAGCGCTTATGACTGGGCAATAGCCCATGAATATTTTGAAGTAAAAAAAGAAAATCAATCGACGCCTGAGTTTATACAGCGATTTGCTAATGCCAATAACCAGCACTTTCATTACCAAAACGGAGAAAGACAATAA
- a CDS encoding DinB family protein translates to MKKLTLLFGLLALACTTAFAQITKEQNIAEWTRAKAYTKAYLDAMPADGYTFKVTPEVRTFAQQMLHLASANYMFTASVAGKTPPAEANAEKSVAPTKEAVTKAVMDSYDYAINIIQSIPADQMTQEITFFNMKMTKGLVLAKAFEHQTHHRGQTTPYLRIKGITPPNEMLF, encoded by the coding sequence ATGAAAAAATTAACTCTTTTATTCGGATTACTGGCACTGGCCTGTACTACAGCCTTTGCACAGATCACTAAAGAACAAAACATTGCCGAGTGGACCCGCGCCAAGGCTTACACCAAAGCTTATCTGGATGCCATGCCGGCAGATGGCTACACCTTTAAGGTTACGCCCGAGGTGCGCACATTCGCGCAGCAGATGCTGCACCTGGCCAGCGCGAATTACATGTTTACGGCAAGCGTTGCCGGCAAAACTCCGCCAGCCGAAGCCAATGCCGAAAAAAGCGTAGCGCCTACTAAGGAAGCTGTAACCAAAGCGGTTATGGATAGCTACGATTACGCCATCAATATTATCCAAAGCATCCCTGCCGACCAGATGACCCAGGAAATAACGTTCTTTAACATGAAGATGACCAAAGGACTTGTACTGGCAAAAGCTTTTGAACACCAAACGCATCACCGCGGGCAAACTACGCCTTACCTGCGTATAAAAGGCATTACGCCGCCTAATGAAATGTTATTTTAA
- the acpS gene encoding holo-ACP synthase, with translation MVTGVGIDLIETDRVRDSMKKESGFRELVFSEAEIAYCQPKANRFEHYAARYAAKEAFFKALGTGWLDGTAFNEVEIINLPNGKPQINFLGLTAETIKKLKLKNIQVSLTHIKAMASAMVVIEK, from the coding sequence ATGGTAACAGGTGTAGGAATTGATCTTATTGAAACAGACCGTGTGCGCGATAGCATGAAAAAAGAAAGCGGTTTTCGCGAGTTGGTTTTTTCGGAAGCCGAGATAGCTTATTGCCAGCCAAAGGCTAACCGCTTTGAGCATTATGCCGCGCGCTATGCCGCTAAAGAAGCTTTTTTTAAAGCGCTGGGCACAGGCTGGCTGGATGGCACGGCCTTTAACGAGGTAGAGATAATTAATTTACCCAACGGCAAACCGCAGATCAACTTTTTAGGTTTAACTGCCGAGACCATTAAAAAGCTGAAGCTAAAAAACATCCAGGTCTCGCTTACACATATTAAAGCCATGGCTTCGGCAATGGTTGTTATAGAAAAATAA
- a CDS encoding IS1182 family transposase has translation MSSKRPVFKPYQQRQLMAIPPTLDELVPASHPVRVVNDVIDRLYLEPLLKAYHIRGSSSYHPQMLLKVLVYGYVTNTYSSRKLAAACRESVYLMWLSSMNYPDHNTINRFRGVRLKHALRDVFEDVVKLLAEEGLLSIEEVNTDGTKIEANANRYTFVWKKAIQTNKEKMKKQLSEIWDYAQSVAKEEDRLPDPPDFTVIDSEKVNAAVDKLNEKLSSREDVSKQVKSKLRYISKHYPQAIARYEQQEALLGERNSYSKTDTDATFMRMKEDHMKNGQLKPGYNVQISTSNQFIVNYTIHSNTTDTNTLSAHLAQHEVSFGKAPQVLTADAGYGSEENYTRLEQKGTIAFVKYGMFDKEQNENHNNKHPFAANKLFYNQEKDCYICPMGQQMNFIGTSKRKTSTEFEQTVKRYQAVNCANCPLNGICHKSKGNRIIEINENLNRLKQKAHELLNSEEGIQRRKKRCFDVEPVFGNIKQNHGFKRFMLRGKEKVEIEWGLVAIAQNLRKKAA, from the coding sequence ATGTCCTCTAAAAGACCTGTATTCAAGCCCTACCAGCAACGGCAGTTGATGGCTATTCCTCCGACACTTGACGAATTAGTTCCGGCATCGCACCCGGTGCGTGTAGTTAACGATGTGATCGACAGGCTCTATCTGGAACCATTGCTGAAAGCTTATCATATCCGCGGGAGTTCAAGCTATCACCCGCAAATGTTGTTAAAGGTGCTGGTATATGGGTATGTAACCAACACCTACTCCAGCCGAAAGCTGGCAGCAGCCTGCCGGGAAAGCGTTTACCTGATGTGGCTGAGTTCGATGAACTATCCTGATCATAATACGATCAACCGTTTCCGGGGCGTACGTTTGAAGCATGCGCTGCGTGATGTGTTCGAAGATGTGGTGAAACTTTTGGCAGAGGAAGGCCTGCTCAGTATTGAAGAAGTGAATACGGACGGGACAAAGATAGAGGCGAATGCAAATCGGTATACCTTTGTCTGGAAGAAAGCGATTCAGACCAATAAGGAAAAGATGAAAAAGCAGCTGTCAGAGATATGGGACTATGCCCAAAGCGTAGCAAAAGAAGAAGACAGGCTGCCTGATCCGCCTGACTTTACTGTTATTGACAGTGAAAAGGTCAATGCCGCAGTAGATAAACTCAATGAGAAGCTTTCCTCGCGTGAGGATGTTTCCAAACAGGTCAAAAGCAAGCTGCGGTATATCAGCAAACATTACCCGCAGGCCATTGCCCGCTATGAGCAGCAGGAAGCTCTGCTGGGTGAACGCAACAGCTATTCCAAGACCGATACGGATGCCACATTCATGCGGATGAAGGAAGACCACATGAAAAACGGCCAGTTAAAACCGGGGTATAATGTTCAGATATCCACATCCAACCAGTTCATTGTCAATTACACCATTCACTCCAACACCACAGACACCAATACATTAAGTGCTCATTTAGCGCAGCATGAAGTCAGCTTTGGCAAAGCACCGCAAGTGCTTACAGCCGATGCCGGATATGGCTCCGAGGAGAACTACACGCGGTTGGAACAAAAAGGAACAATCGCCTTTGTAAAGTATGGGATGTTCGATAAGGAACAAAATGAGAATCACAACAACAAGCACCCTTTTGCAGCAAATAAGCTTTTTTACAACCAGGAGAAAGATTGTTACATCTGCCCGATGGGCCAGCAAATGAATTTCATCGGAACAAGTAAAAGAAAAACAAGCACGGAGTTTGAACAAACGGTAAAAAGATACCAGGCAGTTAACTGCGCTAACTGTCCGCTGAACGGTATTTGCCATAAATCAAAAGGGAATCGGATCATTGAAATCAATGAAAACCTGAACCGCCTGAAACAAAAGGCGCACGAGCTGTTAAACAGTGAAGAAGGCATACAACGGCGAAAGAAACGCTGCTTTGATGTAGAACCTGTATTTGGTAATATTAAGCAGAACCATGGCTTTAAACGGTTTATGCTCCGCGGCAAGGAAAAAGTAGAAATAGAATGGGGTTTAGTTGCAATCGCACAAAATCTAAGGAAAAAAGCGGCTTAA
- a CDS encoding energy transducer TonB has translation MKVLLKTTFVVVAFLLATTTLTVNAQNKPAKPTPPKSANSNAVFTAVEQAASFPGGLEKFGPYLAKTIKYPAKARKNNVQGKVFVQFVVEKDGSLANMKVLRGIGSGCDEEAIRALKNGPKWIPGKQNGKIVRSEYTVPISFQLAKV, from the coding sequence ATGAAAGTATTATTAAAAACCACGTTTGTTGTAGTTGCTTTTTTATTAGCAACCACTACTTTAACAGTAAATGCACAAAACAAACCAGCTAAACCAACCCCTCCTAAAAGTGCCAATAGCAATGCTGTGTTCACTGCTGTAGAACAAGCGGCTTCTTTCCCGGGTGGGCTTGAAAAATTTGGCCCCTACCTGGCCAAAACTATTAAATATCCGGCTAAGGCCCGAAAAAACAATGTTCAGGGTAAAGTATTTGTTCAGTTTGTGGTGGAAAAAGACGGTTCATTGGCTAATATGAAGGTGCTTAGAGGCATTGGATCGGGCTGTGACGAAGAGGCTATACGCGCCTTAAAAAACGGCCCGAAATGGATACCCGGCAAGCAGAACGGCAAAATCGTACGCTCGGAATACACCGTTCCCATCAGCTTCCAGTTAGCTAAAGTATAA
- a CDS encoding phenylacetate--CoA ligase family protein: MAISQSVSKAQNTAMQEQKLQELLQYLSARSPFYRELFAKHRVDINKVQTLQDLTRLPTTQKDDLQQRNNDFLCVPASQIIEYTSTSGTLGSPVTIPLTEKDLLRLAENEYNSFTCADGSASDIYQLMLTLDRQFMAGIAYYSGIRKMGAGIIRLGPGVPSLQWETIQRLKPTAIVAVPSFILKLIGFAKANGIDMNSTSVKKAICIGENIRNTDFSLNMLGKKITEEWHIQLYSTYASTEMQTAFTECSAGQGGHHQPQLVIVELLDEEDQPVPPNTPGEVTITTLGVEAMPLLRYKTGDICTYTDEPCSCGRTSLRLSPLIGRKKQMIKFKGTTLYPPALFDLLNEREEILDFVVEIYANEIGLDQVQLYLVPADTSEECDHRIRAYLQARLRVSPHIKYVAAEEMVKLQFPEAGRKAVKFIDKRPV, translated from the coding sequence ATGGCCATATCGCAAAGCGTATCTAAAGCACAAAATACTGCCATGCAGGAGCAAAAATTACAGGAGCTGCTGCAATACTTATCTGCACGTTCGCCCTTTTACCGGGAGCTTTTTGCCAAACACAGGGTTGATATTAACAAGGTACAAACCCTGCAGGACCTTACCCGTTTACCCACCACCCAAAAAGACGACCTGCAACAACGCAATAACGATTTTTTATGCGTCCCGGCCAGCCAGATCATCGAGTACACCTCTACATCGGGTACTTTGGGCAGCCCGGTTACCATACCACTTACCGAGAAAGATCTGCTGCGGCTGGCCGAGAACGAGTATAACTCGTTCACCTGCGCCGATGGTTCGGCAAGCGATATTTACCAGTTGATGCTGACCCTTGACCGCCAGTTTATGGCGGGGATAGCTTACTATTCGGGCATCCGTAAAATGGGCGCGGGTATCATTCGCCTGGGGCCGGGCGTTCCATCGCTGCAGTGGGAAACCATACAGCGGCTGAAACCTACAGCCATTGTGGCGGTACCATCGTTCATTTTAAAGCTGATAGGCTTTGCCAAAGCCAACGGGATAGACATGAACAGCACATCGGTTAAAAAAGCGATATGCATTGGCGAGAATATCCGCAATACCGATTTCTCGCTCAATATGCTGGGCAAAAAAATAACCGAAGAGTGGCACATCCAGCTTTACAGTACCTACGCCTCTACCGAAATGCAAACGGCTTTTACCGAATGTTCGGCCGGGCAGGGCGGGCACCATCAGCCTCAACTGGTGATAGTTGAACTGCTGGATGAGGAGGATCAGCCCGTGCCGCCAAACACTCCCGGCGAAGTAACCATCACCACTTTAGGCGTAGAGGCTATGCCCCTGCTGCGTTATAAAACCGGCGATATTTGTACCTATACTGATGAACCATGCAGCTGTGGCCGCACCAGCCTGCGCCTGTCGCCGCTGATTGGCCGCAAAAAGCAGATGATCAAGTTTAAGGGTACCACGTTATACCCGCCGGCCTTATTCGACTTACTGAACGAACGCGAAGAGATACTGGATTTTGTGGTAGAAATATATGCCAACGAAATAGGGCTTGACCAGGTGCAGCTTTACCTGGTGCCTGCCGATACCAGTGAAGAGTGCGACCATCGCATCCGGGCCTATTTACAAGCCCGGTTAAGGGTTAGTCCGCATATTAAATATGTAGCTGCTGAGGAGATGGTGAAGCTCCAGTTTCCTGAGGCTGGGCGTAAGGCGGTGAAATTTATTGATAAACGGCCGGTGTAG
- a CDS encoding alpha/beta hydrolase, with product MWKQKLIWICAALTLQIAVAQNKAPRRYKDEVFKEVTVESNQSYKPDAGKDEQKSYLFDLYQPKADDATGRPLIIWMHGGGFKLGTKRAKAVRFLSENFAQRGYVCASINYRLSKENPLLHFDALLRASYYATQDAKRAVAYFRKNAAKYHIDPDKIILAGNSAGGFMALDAVYAKNEDFGRMASIPDAEISKNGLPNQPVFAVINYWGGIYNLEWLKNARTPIISVHGSEDGLVPITHKDAPLHGSLDIQQKADELHIPNTLKIFEGYSHELQRHFNPFYEGAAAKSRWREAARFTADYLYGLMNGRR from the coding sequence ATGTGGAAACAAAAATTGATATGGATTTGCGCGGCGCTTACGCTACAAATAGCTGTAGCACAAAACAAAGCGCCGCGACGCTATAAGGACGAGGTGTTTAAAGAGGTTACAGTAGAAAGCAATCAAAGCTATAAACCCGATGCCGGCAAAGACGAGCAGAAATCGTACCTGTTTGACCTGTACCAACCAAAAGCAGACGATGCAACAGGCCGCCCGCTGATTATCTGGATGCATGGCGGAGGTTTTAAATTGGGAACCAAAAGAGCTAAAGCAGTTAGGTTTTTGAGCGAAAACTTCGCGCAGCGAGGGTACGTTTGCGCATCCATCAATTATCGCTTAAGTAAAGAGAACCCGTTGCTGCATTTCGACGCCTTGCTACGTGCATCGTACTACGCTACGCAGGATGCTAAACGCGCAGTGGCTTACTTTCGCAAAAATGCCGCGAAATATCATATCGATCCTGATAAAATTATCCTGGCGGGAAATTCGGCCGGGGGCTTTATGGCGCTGGATGCGGTTTACGCTAAAAACGAAGACTTTGGCCGTATGGCTAGCATCCCCGATGCCGAGATTAGCAAAAATGGCTTGCCTAACCAGCCGGTGTTTGCGGTTATTAACTACTGGGGTGGCATCTATAATTTAGAATGGCTGAAGAATGCGCGTACCCCCATCATCAGCGTACACGGCAGCGAGGATGGCCTGGTGCCTATCACCCATAAAGATGCCCCGCTGCATGGTAGCCTGGATATACAACAGAAGGCCGATGAACTGCATATCCCCAACACTCTGAAGATATTTGAAGGTTACTCGCACGAGTTACAGCGGCACTTTAACCCGTTTTATGAAGGTGCCGCCGCTAAAAGCCGCTGGCGGGAAGCGGCCCGGTTTACGGCTGATTATTTGTATGGGTTAATGAATGGGCGACGGTAA
- a CDS encoding lmo0937 family membrane protein, whose product MRSLLYIIAVILIIGWLLGVFMYSAGGLIHVLLVIAVIALLLGLIRGSTAI is encoded by the coding sequence ATGAGATCACTATTGTATATCATCGCCGTAATCCTGATCATCGGTTGGTTATTAGGCGTATTCATGTATTCGGCCGGGGGCTTAATTCATGTTTTATTAGTTATTGCTGTTATAGCATTATTGCTCGGCCTGATCAGGGGCTCGACAGCCATATAA
- a CDS encoding M28 family metallopeptidase — MKKSLLFSSLLLAAGITGSAFAQEPVDAAMNAKLREEGLNHSKVMEIAFNMTDVAGPRLTGSPGLKRAQEWAVKQLTAYGMSNAKREPWGVKFGKGWEVQKNYAAITTPYYHAIIAVPKAWTASTNGLIKGDVVLVKADTTTDLDKYKGKLAGKIVIFDAASLPERAIRADMARYTDEQLAEMAKAVMAPAGGAGQGRRGGAGAFGAGNPQFAALRRQMAMRGAITNFIKNEHAGLVLSQARGTDGTVFTTNGASYRDTAAIAGPELETSAEDYQRILRLVRAGHKVEMEAEIKTKFDTDDMEGYNVVAEIPGTDKNLKDQLVMIGGHFDSWHGGTGATDNAAGSAVMMEAMRILKAVGYKPKRTIRIALWSGEEQGLFGSHYYVDKHFGDRTTMKLLPDQAKISAYYNLDNGTGKIRGIYLQGNEEARPIFQAWLDPFKDLGAGYVTISNTGGTDHQSFDAVGIPGFQYIQDGMDYNTRTHHSNEDTYDRLVENDLKQAATIVASFVYHTAERKDMIPRKPLPTPPPAGAQGGARGGR; from the coding sequence ATGAAAAAATCTTTACTTTTTTCTTCGCTTTTGCTTGCGGCTGGTATCACCGGTTCTGCCTTTGCGCAGGAGCCTGTTGATGCTGCCATGAACGCAAAACTACGCGAAGAGGGCTTAAACCATTCGAAGGTAATGGAAATAGCCTTTAACATGACGGATGTGGCCGGGCCACGCTTAACCGGTTCGCCAGGTTTAAAACGCGCACAGGAATGGGCAGTTAAACAATTAACCGCCTACGGCATGTCTAACGCCAAGCGCGAGCCATGGGGTGTAAAGTTTGGTAAAGGCTGGGAAGTTCAGAAGAACTATGCTGCCATTACAACACCTTACTACCACGCTATTATTGCCGTGCCTAAAGCATGGACAGCCAGCACAAACGGCCTTATTAAAGGCGATGTAGTACTGGTTAAAGCCGATACCACTACCGATCTGGATAAATACAAAGGCAAACTGGCCGGCAAGATCGTGATCTTCGACGCGGCTTCGCTGCCGGAGCGCGCTATCCGTGCCGATATGGCCCGCTATACCGACGAGCAATTAGCCGAAATGGCGAAAGCCGTTATGGCCCCTGCCGGTGGCGCTGGCCAGGGCCGTCGCGGTGGTGCGGGCGCGTTTGGTGCCGGTAACCCGCAATTTGCTGCGCTGCGCCGCCAGATGGCTATGCGTGGCGCTATCACCAACTTTATTAAGAATGAGCATGCCGGTTTAGTATTAAGCCAGGCCCGCGGTACCGATGGTACGGTATTTACTACCAACGGCGCATCATACCGTGATACGGCCGCTATTGCAGGCCCCGAGCTGGAAACCAGCGCCGAAGACTATCAGCGTATCCTGCGTTTGGTACGTGCAGGCCACAAGGTTGAAATGGAAGCTGAGATCAAGACCAAATTTGATACCGATGACATGGAAGGTTATAACGTAGTAGCCGAAATACCGGGTACTGATAAAAACCTGAAAGACCAGTTGGTAATGATCGGCGGTCACTTCGATTCGTGGCATGGTGGTACCGGCGCTACCGATAACGCTGCTGGCAGCGCGGTAATGATGGAAGCGATGCGCATCCTGAAAGCTGTTGGTTACAAACCGAAACGCACCATCCGCATTGCCTTATGGAGCGGCGAGGAGCAGGGCTTATTTGGTTCGCACTATTATGTTGACAAGCATTTTGGCGACCGTACTACCATGAAGTTATTACCAGATCAGGCTAAAATATCTGCTTACTATAACTTAGACAATGGTACCGGTAAGATCCGTGGTATATACCTGCAGGGTAATGAGGAAGCACGTCCTATCTTCCAGGCCTGGTTAGATCCGTTTAAAGACCTGGGCGCTGGTTACGTAACCATCAGCAACACCGGCGGTACCGACCACCAATCGTTCGACGCGGTAGGCATCCCGGGCTTCCAGTACATACAGGATGGTATGGACTATAACACCCGTACCCACCACAGTAACGAGGATACTTATGATCGCCTGGTTGAAAACGACCTGAAACAAGCAGCAACTATCGTTGCTTCGTTTGTATATCATACCGCAGAGCGTAAGGATATGATCCCACGCAAACCATTGCCAACGCCTCCGCCAGCTGGCGCTCAGGGTGGTGCACGTGGTGGCAGATAA
- a CDS encoding MutS-related protein gives MPFDTDQQTLLDLSLTGINGQPAIYQVFKPVTLGGVALLKDLFDRPLNDIAAIKQRLDAIRFLETRQTQIHLDKEETDFIEYYLKTYNRPEITSKFSAIRNALKNRLRPDNPYYITTRGVRLLTKLVINITEAFEPFADELPLLLQEYREQILALAGYIRLHLIQKSKTGKAFSAIEQEELDFIYRYKRADVVMHFMNGLYQLDVFMAAGKTVHELNFAYPELISQGTELSILGFFHPFIPNPVPNDIAFDAQQNLCFVTGANMAGKSTVLKAIGICVYLAHIGFPVPAAQMRTTVFNGMFTTINLSDNIMAGHSHFYREVLRIKEVAHKTGSVQNILVIFDELFRGTNVKDAHDASLAIIKAFSGVRNSVFIVSTHIVEVADELQGVENIFFRCLTTGIKDQKAVYNYKLQPGISHEKLGMRIIEDEGLVAMIRAQQ, from the coding sequence ATGCCTTTTGATACCGACCAGCAAACCTTACTTGATCTTTCCCTTACGGGGATAAACGGACAACCGGCTATTTACCAGGTTTTTAAACCGGTAACCCTGGGTGGCGTAGCCTTATTGAAAGATCTGTTCGACAGGCCGCTGAATGATATCGCCGCTATAAAGCAACGGCTGGATGCCATTCGTTTTTTAGAGACCAGGCAAACACAGATCCATCTTGATAAAGAGGAGACCGACTTTATTGAGTACTATCTGAAAACCTATAACCGGCCCGAAATAACATCAAAGTTCAGCGCTATTCGCAATGCGCTTAAAAACCGCCTGCGCCCGGATAATCCGTATTATATTACTACCCGCGGTGTGCGCCTGCTCACCAAACTGGTCATTAATATCACGGAAGCGTTTGAGCCGTTTGCCGATGAATTGCCTCTATTATTACAGGAATATCGAGAACAGATATTGGCCCTCGCGGGTTATATCCGGCTGCATCTTATCCAAAAATCAAAAACAGGGAAGGCTTTTTCAGCTATTGAACAGGAGGAACTGGATTTTATTTATCGCTATAAAAGGGCTGATGTAGTAATGCATTTCATGAATGGACTTTACCAGTTAGATGTTTTTATGGCGGCGGGTAAAACCGTACATGAGTTAAATTTCGCTTACCCTGAATTGATATCGCAAGGGACCGAATTAAGCATCCTGGGCTTTTTTCATCCATTTATACCTAATCCAGTTCCTAACGATATCGCTTTCGATGCGCAACAAAACCTGTGCTTTGTTACCGGGGCTAACATGGCGGGTAAATCTACCGTGTTAAAAGCTATCGGCATTTGTGTTTACCTGGCGCACATTGGTTTCCCGGTGCCGGCCGCGCAAATGCGCACAACTGTTTTTAACGGCATGTTCACTACCATCAACTTGTCGGATAATATCATGGCCGGGCACAGCCATTTTTACCGCGAGGTGCTGCGCATAAAAGAAGTAGCCCACAAAACCGGCTCGGTACAAAATATCCTGGTGATATTTGACGAATTGTTTCGCGGCACTAACGTAAAAGACGCGCACGATGCATCGCTGGCTATTATTAAAGCTTTTTCGGGCGTGCGTAATTCTGTGTTCATCGTATCAACCCATATTGTAGAAGTGGCCGATGAACTGCAGGGTGTAGAGAACATCTTTTTCCGCTGCCTTACCACGGGCATAAAAGATCAGAAAGCAGTGTACAATTATAAACTGCAACCCGGCATATCGCACGAGAAATTGGGCATGCGCATTATTGAGGACGAGGGTTTGGTAGCGATGATACGGGCGCAGCAATAG
- a CDS encoding bleomycin resistance protein translates to MLKYAVPILASLNTDETIKFYTEKLGFTFHSNWDGYLIFSRDGLNIHLAPCDDAKIAQNSGCYVNMTQVDDLYAEYQPHGIIHPDGALEDKPWGMRQFSIVDNNGNLIHFGQDLEEED, encoded by the coding sequence ATGCTCAAATACGCCGTGCCCATTTTAGCTTCGCTGAACACAGACGAGACCATTAAATTCTACACAGAAAAACTGGGTTTTACCTTTCACAGTAACTGGGATGGCTATTTAATTTTCAGTCGCGATGGATTAAATATTCACCTCGCGCCTTGCGATGATGCTAAGATTGCCCAAAACAGTGGCTGCTACGTAAATATGACGCAGGTGGACGATCTTTATGCCGAATATCAGCCGCATGGCATCATCCACCCCGATGGCGCTTTGGAAGATAAGCCCTGGGGTATGCGCCAGTTTAGCATTGTTGACAATAACGGCAACCTCATTCACTTCGGGCAGGACCTGGAAGAAGAGGACTAA